In a genomic window of Nodosilinea sp. E11:
- a CDS encoding VOC family protein → MTMLRPFHVAFPVYDLASTRHFYETVLGCTVGRTSPTWIDFNLFGHQITAHLVTELRSTVPTNAVDGRGVPVSHWGVILTPAEWHTLADRLRQAQVKFLIEPYQRFVGQVGEQSTLFIVDPSGNALEFKAFDHDESIFAPAQER, encoded by the coding sequence ATGACTATGCTCCGCCCTTTTCATGTGGCGTTTCCAGTGTACGACCTAGCGAGCACGCGTCATTTCTATGAAACGGTGCTGGGCTGTACGGTGGGGCGCACCTCCCCCACCTGGATTGATTTCAATCTATTTGGCCATCAAATTACGGCCCACCTGGTGACTGAGCTGCGGTCCACAGTCCCCACTAATGCAGTCGATGGTCGTGGAGTACCGGTTAGCCATTGGGGGGTGATTCTGACCCCTGCTGAGTGGCACACTTTGGCCGATCGTCTGCGCCAGGCCCAGGTCAAGTTTTTAATCGAACCCTATCAGCGCTTTGTGGGCCAGGTAGGAGAGCAATCGACGCTGTTTATTGTTGACCCTAGCGGCAATGCCCTAGAGTTTAAGGCCTTTGACCATGACGAGAGCATCTTTGCCCCAGCCCAGGAGAGATAG